Proteins found in one Micropterus dolomieu isolate WLL.071019.BEF.003 ecotype Adirondacks linkage group LG10, ASM2129224v1, whole genome shotgun sequence genomic segment:
- the rmdn3 gene encoding regulator of microtubule dynamics protein 3: MNTPLGRNGLIGLAVGATAGLGLVAFIIYREVSRRRCQRVVLEAQPAPRLFEAADGAALLRETLEAQEVEAQQQALAAVEAVVQGLSPEQQLELRNQLDQVLSCVSSLRVEVAELRGGLQDIAVQIIQDVKKGVEDNQRVRRRRHVVHRERTDSTGSSSIYFTASQGVASTFEETSEGGYSTAYAESDYTDRDTDREEGEREPEHESEEEEDRSCATVLTLRQEDSQEEEVEERGLEEEDEEEEEEEGGRRLHLLTEVPSGELALLLAQSDILHTGDASLKAEGFRLLLDNRAEYGDSREFLWRLARAYSDMYESTEDKQEKKTYAQQGREEAELALKKNGLNAECHKWFAVLTGLTSQHESMHSRLKSSHILKEHLDRALALRDDDPVCFYLLGRWCYEVASLDWLEKKAAAALYRSPPTSTLHDALENFLKAEELSPGFSRTVRLYIAKCHKDLGNISEATNWTELALKMPTNTHDDEETSKLEAQLLVLTGRKI, from the exons ATGAACACGCCGCTCGGACGGAACGGGTTAATCGGGCTTGCTGTGGGGGCTACAGCGGGCTTGGGCTTGGTTGCCTTCATCATTTACAGAGAGGTCAGCAGGAGAAGATGCCAGagagtggtgctggaggcccaGCCTGCTCCCCGGCTGTTCGAGGCGGCGGATGGAGCAGCGCTGCTGCGGGAGACGCTGGAGGCACAGG AGGTGGAGGCCCAGCAGCAGGCTCTGGCAGCAGTGGAGGCAGTGGTGCAGGGCCTGTCCCCAGAGCAGCAGCTGGAGCTCAGGAACCAGCTGGACCAGGTGCTGAGCTGCGTGTCCTCGCTGCGCGTGGAGGTAGCTGAGCTGAGAGGCGGCCTGCAGGACATCGCCGTGCAGATCATCCAGGATGTCAA AAAGGGAGTGGAGGACAATCAGCGGGTACGGCGGCGGCGCCACGTCGTCCACAGGGAGCGTACCGACTCCACCGGCTCCAGCTCCATCTACTTCACTGCCAGCCAGGGCGTGGCCAGCACCTTTGAAGAGACCAGCGAAGGAGG GTACTCGACGGCCTATGCTGAGTCGGACTACACAGACcgggacacagacagagaggaaggtgAACGGGAGCCTGAACACGAgtctgaggaagaggaggacaggagctGTGCCACTGTGCTCACCCTCCGCCAGGAAGACTCCCAGgaagaagaggtggaggagagagggctggaggaggaggatgaggaggaggaggaggaggagggggggaggaggCTGCATCTGTTGACTGAAGTTCCCAGCGGGGAGCTGGCCCTCCTCCTGGCTCAGAGTGACATCCTCCACACAGGAGACGCTAGCTTAAAGGCAGAAGGCTTTCGCCTGCTGCTGGACAACAGAGCAGAG TATGGAGACAGCAGGGAGTTTCTATGGCGACTGGCTCGGGCTTACAGTGATATGTACGAGTCCACTGAGGACAAACAGGAGAAGAAGACCTATGCGCAGCAAG GGCGAGAGGAGGCGGAGTTGGCCCTGAAGAAGAACGGCCTGAATGCTGAGTGTCACAAATG GTTTGCTGTGCTGACGGGACTGACCTCCCAGCATGAGAGCATGCACAGCAGACTGAAGAGCAGCCACATATTAAAG GAGCATCTGGACCGTGCACTCGCCCTCAGAGACGATGACCCTGTGTGTTTCTACCTGCTCGGCAGATGGTGCTACGAG gtagcctctCTGGACTGGTTGGAGAAGAAAGCGGCTGCTGCCCTCTACCGGAGCCCCCCCACCTCCACCCTGCACGATGCCCTGGAGAACTTCCTCAAG GCAGAAGAACTCAGTCCAGGTTTCTCCAGGACAGTGAGACTGTACATCGCAAAG TGTCACAAGGACCTGGGAAACATCTCTGAAGCCACCAACTGGACTGAGCTGGCTCTGAAGATGCCCACAAACACTCATGAT GATGAAGAGACGTCTAAACTGGAGGCTCAGCTTCTAGTCTTAACTGGCAGAAAAATCTGA
- the rad51 gene encoding DNA repair protein RAD51 homolog 1 gives MAMRSEARVEAEAEEEENFGPQPLCRLEQCGISASDIKKLEDAGFHTIEAVAYAPKKELLNIKGISEAKADKILAEAAKLVPMGFTTATEFHQRRAEIIQISTGSKELDKLLQGGIETGSITEMFGEFRTGKTQLCHTLAVTCQLPIDQGGGEGKAMYIDTEGTFRPERLLAVAERYGLVGSDVLDNVAYARAFNTDHQTQLLYQASAMMAESRYALLIVDSATALYRTDYSGRGELSARQGHLGRFLRMLLRLADEFGVAVVITNQVVAQVDGAAMFSADPKKPIGGNIMAHASTTRLYLRKGRGETRICKIYDSPCLPEAEAMFAINADGVGDAKD, from the exons ATGGCTATGAGGAGCGAGGCCAGGGtggaggcagaggcagaggaggaggaaaactTCGGGCCACAGCCTCTGTGCAGGCTGGAG CAGTGTGGAATCAGTGCCAGTGACATCAAGAAGCTGGAGGACGCAGGTTTCCACACCATCGAGGCAGTGGCCTACGCTCCCAAGAAGGAGTTGCTCAACATCAAGGGCATCAGTGAGGCCAAGGCTGACAAGATCCTA GCTGAAGCGGCCAAACTTGTGCCTATGGGTTTCACCACAGCTACTGAGTTCCACCAGAGGAGGGCAGAGATCATCCAGATCTCCACAGGCTCAAAGGAGCTGGACAAACTCCTGCAGG GTGGGATTGAGACGGGCTCCATCACAGAGATGTTCGGAGAGTTTCGGACGGGGAAGACCCAGCTGTGCCACACGCTGGCTGTCACCTGTCAG CTGCCCATTGATCAGGGGGGCGGAGAAGGTAAAGCCATGTACATCGACACAGAGGGAACCTTCAGACCAGAGAGACTGCTCGCTGTAGCGGAGAG GTATGGGCTGGTAGGCAGTGACGTTCTGGACAACGTGGCCTACGCCCGAGCCTTCAACACAGACCATCAGACCCAGCTGCTGTACCAGGCCTCCGCCATGATGGCCGAGTCCAG GTATGCTCTGCTGATAGTGGACAGCGCCACAGCTCTGTACAGAACAGACTACTCGGGCAGAGGTGAGCTGTCGGCCAGACAGGGACACCTGGGACGCTTCCTGCGCATGCTGCTGCGGCTGGCTGACGAG TTTGgtgttgctgtggtgataaCCAACCAGGTGGTAGCACAGGTGGATGGGGCAGCCATGTTTTCTGCAGATCCCAAGAAACCAATTGGAGGCAACATTATGGCTCACGCCTCCACCACACG CCTGTACCTGAGGAAAGGCCGAGGAGAGACGAGGATCTGTAAAATCTACGACTCGCCCTGCCTGCCAGAGGCTGAAGCCATGTTTGCCATCAATGCTGATGGAGTGGGCGACGCCAAGGACTGA